In Marmota flaviventris isolate mMarFla1 chromosome 17, mMarFla1.hap1, whole genome shotgun sequence, a single genomic region encodes these proteins:
- the Afmid gene encoding kynurenine formamidase isoform X5, producing the protein MVNPLTAQGVAVVIVAYDIAPKGTLDQMVDQVARSVAFVEKRYPSNKGIYLCGHSAGAHLAAMVLLTNWTKHGVTPNLRGFFLVSGVYDLQPLVFTSQNAPLLMTLEDAQRNSPQRHLEVARAQPVDPACPVLVAVGQHDSPEFHRQSREFQQALCRGGWRASFEELRDVDHFEIIENLTQKDDALTQVFKIQQRLKGLQSQDKVRGLSFFQTWCWGSKKCKHKSPPVSLARGISGNSQVVQTKIKT; encoded by the exons CACAGGGAGTGGCTGTGGTGATAGTGGCATATGACATTGCCCCCAAAG GTACCCTGGACCAGATGGTAGACCAGGTGGCCCGCAGCGTTGCCTTTGTTGAGAAGCGGTATCCAAGCAATAA GGGAATTTACCTGTGTGGACACTCTGCTGGGGCCCACCTGGCTGCCATGGTCCTCCTGACCAACTGGACCAAGCATGGAGTAACACCCAACCTTAGAG GCTTCTTCCTGGTGAGTGGGGTCTATGACCTGCAGCCCCTCGTGTTCACCTCACAGAATGCTCCTCTCCTCATGACCCT ggaAGATGCTCAGAGGAACAGCCCTCAGCGGCACCTGGAGGTGGCCCGGGCACAGCCTGTGGATCCAGCCTGCCCTGTGCTGGTGGCTGTGGGTCAGCATGACTCCCCCGAATTCCACCGCCAGTCCAGGGAGTTTCAACAG GCACTGTGCCGCGGTGGCTGGAGAGCCTCCTTTGAAGAACTGCGTGATGTGGACCACTTTGAAATCATTGAGAACCTAACCCAGAAGGACGATGCACTCACCCAG GTGTTTAAGATCCAGCAAAGGCTGAAGGGCCTGCAGAGCCAGGACAAAGTGAGGGGCTTGAGCTTTTTTCAGACATGGTGTTGGGGAAGCAAGAAATGCAAGCACAAGTCACCACCTGTGTCACTGGCCAGAGGAATCTCAGGAAACAGTCAAGTTGtgcaaaccaaaataaaaacttga
- the Birc5 gene encoding baculoviral IAP repeat-containing protein 5: protein MGAQFLPPTWQLYLKDHRVSTFKNWPFLEGCACTPERMAEAGFIHCPTDNEPDLAKCFFCFKELEGWEPSDNPLEEHKKHSSGCAFLSVKKKLEELTLGEFLKLDKERAKNKIAKETNSKQKEFEENARKVRQAMEQLAA from the exons ATGGGGGCTCAGTTCTTGCCACCGACCTGGCAGCTCTATCTCAAGGACCACCGCGTCTCCACGTTCAAGAACTGGCCCTTCCTGGAGGGCTGCGCCTGCACCCCGGAGCGG ATGGCCGAGGCCGGCTTCATCCATTGCCCCACTGACAACGAGCCCGACTTGGCCAAGTGTTTCTTCTGCTTCAAGGAGCTGGAAGGCTGGGAGCCAAGTGACAACCCCTT AGAGGAACATAAAAAGCATTCGTCTGGGTGTGCATTCCTTTCTGTCAAGAAGAAGCTTGAAGAATTAACCCTTGGTGAATTTTTGAAACTGGACAAAGAAAGAGCCAAGAACAAAATT gcaAAGGAAACCAACAGCAAgcagaaagaatttgaagaaaatgcCAGGAAAGTCCGGCAAGCTATGGAGCAGCTGGCTGCCTAA
- the Tmem235 gene encoding transmembrane protein 235 isoform X1: MARLAALLLAAALGALLSFVLLAAAVASDYWYILEVADAGDRTDRTERLSSHSGLWRTCEGQNSCIPLIDPFSSKGLDVSPSVQHLLSLHRAVMVVLPLSLILIVCGWVCGLLSSLARSVPLLLLTGCYFLLGGALTLAGVSVYISYSHLAFAETARQYGLQHMQGVHISFGWSVALAWGSCALEALSGILLLAAARTLSLSRLPGAPHSVAI, encoded by the exons ATGGCCCGACTGGCCGCGCTGCTGCTGGCCGCTGCCCTGGGCGCGCTGCTCAGCTTCGTGCTGCTGGCCGCCGCGGTCGCCAGCGACTACTGGTACATCCTGGAGGTGGCGGACGCCGGTGACCGCACCGACCGCACCGAGCGGCTGTCCTCGCACTCGGGGCTCTGGCGCACTTGCGAAG GGCAGAACAGCTGCATACCCCTGATCGACCCCTTCAGCAGCAAGGGCCTGGATGTCTCCCCCTCAGTGCAGCACCTTCTCT CGCTGCACCGAGCTGTCATGGTGGTCCTTCCGTTGAGCCTGATCCTCATTGTGTGCGGCTGGGTCTGCGGCCTGCTCAGCTCCCTGGCCCGGAGTGTCCCTCTGCTGCTACTCACCGGCTGCTACTTCTTGCTGGGGG GTGCCCTGACCCTGGCGGGGGTCAGCGTCTATATCAGCTACTCGCACCTGGCCTTCGCGGAGACTGCCCGCCAGTACGGCCTGCAGCACATGCAGGGCGTCCACATCAGCTTCGGCTGGTCAGTGGCCCTGGCCTGGGGCTCCTGTGCCCTGGAGGCACTCAGTGGCATCCTCCTGTTGGCAGCCGCCCGAACCCTCAGCCTGAGCAGGCTCCCAGGTGCTCCCCACTCTGTGGCCATCTGA
- the Tmem235 gene encoding transmembrane protein 235 isoform X2, with protein MARLAALLLAAALGALLSFVLLAAAVASDYWYILEVADAGDRTDRTERLSSHSGLWRTCEALHRAVMVVLPLSLILIVCGWVCGLLSSLARSVPLLLLTGCYFLLGGALTLAGVSVYISYSHLAFAETARQYGLQHMQGVHISFGWSVALAWGSCALEALSGILLLAAARTLSLSRLPGAPHSVAI; from the exons ATGGCCCGACTGGCCGCGCTGCTGCTGGCCGCTGCCCTGGGCGCGCTGCTCAGCTTCGTGCTGCTGGCCGCCGCGGTCGCCAGCGACTACTGGTACATCCTGGAGGTGGCGGACGCCGGTGACCGCACCGACCGCACCGAGCGGCTGTCCTCGCACTCGGGGCTCTGGCGCACTTGCGAAG CGCTGCACCGAGCTGTCATGGTGGTCCTTCCGTTGAGCCTGATCCTCATTGTGTGCGGCTGGGTCTGCGGCCTGCTCAGCTCCCTGGCCCGGAGTGTCCCTCTGCTGCTACTCACCGGCTGCTACTTCTTGCTGGGGG GTGCCCTGACCCTGGCGGGGGTCAGCGTCTATATCAGCTACTCGCACCTGGCCTTCGCGGAGACTGCCCGCCAGTACGGCCTGCAGCACATGCAGGGCGTCCACATCAGCTTCGGCTGGTCAGTGGCCCTGGCCTGGGGCTCCTGTGCCCTGGAGGCACTCAGTGGCATCCTCCTGTTGGCAGCCGCCCGAACCCTCAGCCTGAGCAGGCTCCCAGGTGCTCCCCACTCTGTGGCCATCTGA
- the LOC114082864 gene encoding uncharacterized protein isoform X1 — protein sequence MGHCRRRGSQLLLGQECHLHVYEQGGVAQVRTRHHSPGARTSSSQYRWPRCCFLGTWLEPAEKGESLTEAGGKVGGRTKSQLCRWGQKRLPAWCLVPCCPLVSTWNTGTPGRSQRKQGNISNENGPGAYTLLTWDAVSGCTEQGKVLGTPRWEGAGTRLGSGSLFQRTPPIHQEVQLDPWTCLILHPFPHLQIAGVHSHLLPDLPHGTLDLDELERVITRGLGNPYHPVCELVCLENTHSSSGGRVLPIDYLRQVHLLAQSHGARVHLDGARLMNAAVALRVPPARIVEHCDSVSFCLSKGLGAPVGALVGGPKDFIQEAWRLRKALGGGMRQAGVLAAAALVGLAEAEEELPRDHENARRFARGLQALASPHCSVDPAAVETNMVLVKVVGLPAADLCQRLQAVSPDEVAQTGHAVRVLLFPWTEQSVRAVWHRDVSTQDTELALRKWEFVLRQLGP from the exons ATGGGTCACTGCCGGCGCCGGGGCTCCCAGCTCCTCCTTGGGCAGGAGTGCCACCTCCACGTCTATGAGCAGGGCGGGGTGGCTCAGGTAAGGACCAGGCACCACTCCCCTGGGGCCCGGACATCCTCTAGCCAGTACAGGTGGCCTAGGTGCTGCTTCCTAGGCACCTGGCTGGAACCTGCAGAGAAAGGGGAGAGCCTGACAGAAGCTGGCGGGAAGGTGGGAGGGAGAACCAAGTCTCAGCTTTGCCGGTGGGGGCAGAAGCGGCTGCCTGCCTGGTGCTTGGTGCCCTGCTGCCCCCTAGTGAGCACTTGGAACACTGGCACTCCAGGAAGGAGCCAGAGGAAACAGGGAAACATCTCAAATGAAAACGGGCCAGGGGCCTACACCCTCCTCACTTGGGATGCTGTGTCTGGATGCACAGAGCAAGGGAAAGTCCTTGGAACCCCGAGATGGGAAGGAGCAGGCACAAGATTGGGGTCTGGCTCCCTATTCCAGAGGACCCCTCCCATCCACCAGGAGGTACAGCTGGACCCCTGGACCTGCCTGATCCTTCACCCCTTTCCTCACCTGCAGATTGCTGGGGTGCACTCTCACTTGCTCCCAGACCTGCCCCATGGGACCCTGGACCTGGATGAGCTGGAGAGGGTGATCACTCGGGGCCTTGGGAACCCATATCACCCAGTCTGTGAGCTTGTATGCCTAGAGAACACACATAGCAGCTCAGGGGGCCGGGTCCTCCCTATCGACTACCTCCGCCAG GTACACCTCTTGGCCCAGTCCCATGGGGCCCGTGTCCACCTGGATGGAGCTCGACTGATGAATGCAGCTGTGGCTCTGCGTGTCCCCCCCGCCCGCATTGTGGAGCATTGTGACTCTGTGTCCTTCTGTCTCTCCAAG GGTCTGGGTGCACCAGTGGGGGCCCTGGTCGGGGGGCCCAAGGACTTCATCCAAGAAGCGTGGCGCCTCCGTAAAGCCCTGGGTGGGGGCATGCGCCAAGCCGGGGTGCTCGCCGCAGCCGCCCTTGTGGGACTGGCTGAGGCGGAGGAAGAGCTGCCGAGGGACCATGAGAACGCACGGAGGTTTGCCAGAG GACTCCAGGCCTTGGCATCGCCCCACTGCTCTGTGGATCCTGCTGCTGTGGAGACCAACATGGTGCTGGTGAAGGTGGTCGGGCTGCCCGCTGCGGACCTGTGCCAGCGCCTGCAGGCTGTGAGCCCCGACGAGGTGGCCCAGACAGGCCATGCTGTGCGCGTGCTGCTGTTTCCCTGGACAGAGCAGTCTGTGCGTGCCGTGTGGCACCGTGACGTCTCCACCCAGGACACTGAGCTGGCACTGAGGAAGTGGGAGTTTGTGCTGAGGCAGTTGGGGCCCTGA